Proteins encoded in a region of the Polynucleobacter antarcticus genome:
- a CDS encoding amidohydrolase, translating into MTHKLILKALPILSLCCLSNFVFAEIQILKASTIITMDDKNPRAEAIAFDTTTKKITAVGSLKNVTASAPNAKVSDLGSAVLMPGFIDPHNHPFLSGLSTQEPAYWVAPYVGYKTWADVKAKILKADAEAPAGRPLVFNGVDRLLQQAPLPTRAVLDPLTPSGRAIVVIDNSGHAVYFNSATLKLLGWKGGKPPANPVGGSYGRYKDGTSNGVGNESAALFTILGPILPKAIPQPLQSGAKWYAYMASLGITSTSEHTYNSGQYKGYLALASLPNSPLRMHVYHMAIEPDAGANVTWPDPSMVRKNGIKLWADGSPWLGSVATSFGYLDNARTKQAEIILGPLGEKGMNYTRLQLDQMLDQYAPMGYQMAFHCNGDVGFDVVLDAYERALVKNKLLGTDHRWRVEHLGAARADQFKRAESLGVTVSLAPFQFIYWGDLLDGTMFKPEYGAQWQSAGDAFKANVHTSFHNDGSVSPPDTLRNIQHMVTRTSDSGKVHGANQAVTLDQALRASTINGAYQLKRDKEIGSLEVGKYADLVELTADITAVKPGEITDKVKVKGTWLGGKRIDPKQFLKEAAAIDPSEHKDLGSASTKSMHQHSH; encoded by the coding sequence ATGACCCATAAATTAATCCTTAAGGCTTTACCCATCCTCTCACTCTGCTGTTTATCTAATTTTGTTTTTGCGGAAATACAGATTCTGAAAGCCTCTACGATTATTACTATGGATGATAAGAATCCACGTGCGGAGGCCATTGCTTTTGACACCACTACTAAAAAAATTACTGCTGTTGGTTCACTGAAAAATGTCACTGCATCTGCGCCAAATGCCAAGGTCAGTGATCTTGGTTCTGCAGTACTGATGCCTGGGTTTATTGACCCACACAACCATCCTTTTCTCTCAGGTTTGTCTACTCAAGAACCTGCCTATTGGGTTGCGCCATACGTGGGTTACAAAACATGGGCGGATGTTAAAGCCAAGATATTAAAAGCAGATGCTGAGGCTCCTGCTGGAAGGCCATTAGTCTTTAATGGCGTAGATAGATTACTGCAACAAGCTCCTTTGCCTACTCGCGCAGTGCTTGATCCACTGACACCGAGCGGGCGTGCAATTGTTGTGATTGATAACTCTGGCCATGCAGTGTATTTCAACTCAGCAACTCTAAAATTGTTGGGCTGGAAGGGCGGTAAACCGCCTGCAAATCCGGTTGGCGGAAGTTATGGCCGTTATAAAGACGGTACTTCAAACGGCGTTGGCAATGAATCCGCTGCTCTATTTACGATCCTAGGCCCGATTCTTCCAAAAGCCATCCCCCAACCATTACAGTCCGGCGCAAAATGGTACGCCTACATGGCATCATTGGGTATTACATCGACTTCAGAGCATACCTATAACAGTGGTCAATATAAAGGATATCTAGCGCTAGCATCCTTACCAAACAGCCCTTTAAGAATGCACGTTTATCATATGGCAATCGAACCAGACGCGGGCGCGAATGTCACTTGGCCTGATCCGAGTATGGTTCGCAAAAACGGAATTAAGTTGTGGGCAGATGGAAGCCCTTGGTTGGGTTCTGTTGCTACAAGCTTTGGCTACCTAGACAACGCACGAACAAAGCAAGCCGAAATTATTCTTGGACCGCTGGGTGAAAAAGGTATGAATTACACCCGCTTGCAACTCGATCAAATGCTCGATCAGTATGCCCCGATGGGTTATCAAATGGCATTTCACTGTAATGGTGATGTTGGCTTTGATGTTGTCTTGGATGCCTATGAACGCGCTTTAGTGAAGAATAAGTTGTTAGGCACAGACCACCGCTGGCGTGTTGAGCATCTTGGAGCCGCTAGGGCAGATCAATTTAAGCGAGCTGAAAGCCTTGGGGTGACAGTTTCTTTGGCGCCTTTTCAATTTATTTATTGGGGTGACCTACTAGATGGAACAATGTTTAAGCCTGAGTATGGAGCCCAATGGCAAAGTGCCGGCGATGCATTTAAGGCAAATGTCCACACTTCTTTTCACAATGATGGATCAGTATCCCCACCCGATACCCTCAGAAATATTCAGCACATGGTGACTCGAACTTCTGATTCCGGCAAAGTGCATGGCGCTAATCAAGCAGTCACCTTAGATCAGGCTCTCAGAGCCTCAACCATCAATGGCGCTTATCAATTAAAACGCGATAAAGAGATTGGATCATTAGAGGTAGGAAAATATGCGGATTTGGTAGAGCTGACAGCCGATATTACGGCAGTAAAGCCTGGTGAAATTACAGATAAAGTAAAAGTTAAGGGAACATGGCTCGGCGGCAAAAGAATCGACCCTAAACAATTCCTGAAAGAAGCAGCTGCAATTGATCCATCAGAACACAAAGATTTAGGCAGCGCTTCCACGAAATCTATGCACCAACACAGTCATTAA
- a CDS encoding EipA family protein, which produces MTSFRKVLLTAFAGLMIIASSAFASDAPKKPSGTVSINETQFALIIGGSVGGGELTFQGKKYPFKVSGMSIGANVGASKVSAVGEVYDLKDLSKFSGTFSALNSAITLGGGVGGTVLKNENGVIMRLTSTSAGLQLNLSASGVTVKLEK; this is translated from the coding sequence ATGACTTCTTTTCGTAAAGTACTATTAACTGCCTTTGCTGGCCTGATGATCATTGCTAGTTCGGCATTTGCTTCAGATGCTCCCAAGAAACCTTCTGGCACTGTCAGTATTAATGAAACTCAATTTGCCCTAATTATTGGGGGTTCAGTAGGCGGCGGAGAGCTTACATTTCAAGGTAAAAAATATCCCTTTAAAGTGAGTGGTATGAGTATAGGTGCCAATGTAGGGGCTTCTAAGGTATCTGCAGTTGGCGAAGTGTATGACTTAAAAGATCTATCGAAATTTTCTGGAACTTTTAGCGCACTAAATAGCGCTATTACTCTTGGCGGCGGTGTTGGCGGTACAGTATTGAAGAATGAAAATGGCGTAATTATGCGTCTGACTAGTACTTCTGCAGGCTTGCAACTCAATTTAAGTGCTAGTGGTGTAACGGTAAAGTTGGAGAAGTAA
- a CDS encoding DUF3313 domain-containing protein: MKKLTALLCVAATFTLLTACSTTTKLASEAMPRSGFLPDYSLLTAMATTNQDVRIWRYRKADIKTNAYTAVILDPIYLNQNITQEITQDTINQAKSALQASMVEMIKSRGNIQIVTEPGPNVVRASVGITGLESTDNSLQPWNFTPVGMALTAGTYAAGVNAKTPAMLVEHKLTDSQTNELLGEGVVTIQGQPFRTIAGSTQSFITMTKTIIQESMQTNKGASNENIYFFLPEK, translated from the coding sequence ATGAAAAAACTTACCGCCCTTCTTTGCGTAGCAGCTACATTCACGCTACTGACAGCCTGCAGCACCACAACAAAGTTAGCCAGTGAGGCTATGCCACGATCCGGATTTTTACCAGATTACAGCCTCCTAACCGCGATGGCGACCACGAATCAAGATGTAAGAATATGGAGGTATCGCAAAGCGGATATAAAAACAAATGCCTATACGGCAGTTATCTTAGACCCTATTTACTTAAATCAAAATATCACTCAAGAAATTACTCAGGACACCATCAACCAAGCAAAGTCAGCCTTACAAGCCTCAATGGTAGAAATGATCAAAAGTCGGGGCAATATTCAGATTGTTACAGAACCGGGCCCAAATGTAGTGCGTGCATCTGTTGGCATTACAGGTCTTGAGAGTACCGATAATTCATTACAGCCCTGGAATTTCACTCCGGTTGGTATGGCACTAACAGCCGGTACATATGCGGCTGGTGTGAATGCAAAAACCCCAGCCATGTTGGTAGAGCACAAGTTAACCGATAGTCAGACCAATGAGTTATTAGGCGAAGGCGTAGTCACCATTCAGGGGCAACCGTTTAGGACAATTGCTGGATCGACACAATCATTCATTACCATGACAAAAACTATTATTCAGGAATCAATGCAAACTAATAAAGGCGCAAGCAACGAAAATATATATTTCTTTTTACCAGAGAAATAA
- a CDS encoding paraquat-inducible protein A, with amino-acid sequence MDLKELLVCDQCDLLLQETPLKPGGKALCSRCGAVLYRSLPLGLERSLVFSLTSATLFLVSNSFPIVTISSQGLTNSTTLLDAAYRLFNDGILSIAGLVFITTFLMPALEIMALIYLLLPVKLGRLPPGFSYAFRLIHFVKPWAMVEVFMLGLLVTITKLNAFASVEPDIGLVAFILLMISMTAAAANFDTHDFWRKVAQIKASGSRAC; translated from the coding sequence ATGGATTTAAAAGAATTACTAGTGTGCGATCAATGCGATTTATTATTGCAAGAAACACCATTAAAGCCTGGCGGTAAGGCATTATGTAGTCGCTGTGGGGCTGTTCTATATCGATCGCTGCCGCTTGGCTTAGAGCGCAGCTTAGTTTTTTCTCTCACTTCTGCAACTCTATTCCTAGTTTCCAATAGCTTTCCGATTGTGACTATCAGCTCTCAAGGCTTGACCAATTCAACGACCTTACTGGATGCTGCTTATAGACTCTTCAATGATGGCATTCTCAGTATTGCCGGTTTAGTTTTCATAACCACCTTTTTAATGCCAGCCCTAGAAATCATGGCCTTAATCTATTTACTTTTACCGGTTAAGTTAGGCCGTTTACCACCTGGATTTTCTTACGCATTTAGATTAATTCATTTTGTGAAGCCCTGGGCTATGGTTGAAGTATTTATGCTGGGCTTACTAGTGACGATTACTAAACTCAATGCATTTGCTTCAGTAGAGCCTGATATTGGTTTGGTTGCCTTTATTTTGCTAATGATATCTATGACTGCGGCAGCGGCTAATTTTGATACGCATGATTTTTGGCGCAAAGTAGCCCAGATCAAAGCATCAGGGAGCAGGGCATGCTGA
- a CDS encoding paraquat-inducible protein A: MHIRKPNSIERTWALVIASYVLIIPANLMPVMATGSLFGTEKDTIFGGVLFLWDSGSQILAIILFTASILIPFSKLFSLTFLLISVQQRSTWKPRVRAKLYRMVETIGRWSMIDIYVATMLTALVQFGNLMSIRAGTGAIAFATVVVLTIFAAKSFDPRLIWDVVDSPENNKEISKE, translated from the coding sequence ATGCATATTCGTAAACCTAATAGTATTGAACGCACTTGGGCATTAGTCATTGCAAGTTACGTATTGATTATTCCAGCCAACTTAATGCCTGTAATGGCAACGGGATCCCTCTTTGGCACTGAAAAAGATACCATTTTTGGCGGTGTCCTATTTTTATGGGATTCTGGGTCACAAATACTAGCTATTATCTTATTCACGGCTAGTATTTTGATCCCATTTTCAAAGCTTTTTTCCTTAACTTTCTTACTGATATCAGTTCAGCAGCGCTCCACTTGGAAGCCTAGGGTACGTGCTAAGTTGTATCGCATGGTTGAGACTATTGGGCGCTGGTCGATGATTGATATTTATGTCGCTACGATGCTGACAGCTCTCGTACAATTTGGTAACTTGATGTCGATTCGGGCTGGTACAGGCGCCATTGCTTTTGCTACTGTTGTTGTTTTAACAATATTTGCTGCAAAGAGTTTTGATCCTCGACTGATTTGGGATGTTGTGGATTCTCCAGAGAATAATAAAGAAATATCTAAGGAATAA
- a CDS encoding intermembrane transport protein PqiB produces the protein MTDKLQEPNFSGLPSAVAQAKHRWSAQVIWIIPIVAITIGISLMYKAVVDHGPTITIAFASGDGIIAGKTNVKYKEVNIGVVKSVGLSEDHKQVIATIQLDKNAEDFANEKTRFWIVRPRITASGVSGLGTLLDGPFIGSDLGLSSAKKTDFVALDVPPILTAGIPGREFIIKSASLGSHSIGTPVYFRRLIVGQVVAFELDKEGQSIAIRVFINAPYDQYVTNNTRFWNASGVDITLGASGFQLQTESLVAVLAGGIAFETPQTIEEQGTLASMSQEPVMPAPSNRIPPVSERAQVDMVFPLFQNRTLAMKQPDSVVHRYVINFKQSVRGLSAGAPVEFRGVNIGEVVSIGTAVDPKTFEFVQPVEIYLYPERIQVRSTITGVVMPYPKTKGEQLKLLKMYIDKGLRAQLRAASLLTGQQYVGIDFFPNSPKYDLNITKLPLELQSVPGAFDDFEQSLASTIKSTDKLVKKLEAEVIPELNQALKNVSAVTASDSPMQTDIRDSLREITKAAGSMKTLTDMLDQQPQSLIFGKPAESAK, from the coding sequence ATGACTGATAAATTACAAGAGCCAAATTTTTCTGGCCTACCTTCAGCCGTAGCTCAAGCAAAGCATCGTTGGTCCGCACAGGTTATCTGGATTATTCCTATTGTGGCTATCACGATCGGCATAAGTTTGATGTACAAGGCTGTGGTTGATCATGGCCCCACAATTACTATCGCTTTTGCTAGCGGCGATGGCATTATTGCAGGTAAAACTAACGTCAAATATAAAGAGGTAAATATTGGTGTGGTGAAATCAGTTGGATTGTCAGAAGATCATAAACAGGTGATCGCTACGATTCAATTAGATAAAAATGCTGAAGATTTCGCGAATGAAAAGACCCGATTTTGGATTGTGCGACCACGTATAACCGCAAGCGGTGTTTCAGGCTTAGGAACTTTACTTGATGGCCCATTTATTGGATCGGATTTAGGTCTGTCATCTGCAAAGAAAACTGATTTTGTAGCGCTTGATGTGCCGCCTATTTTGACAGCTGGTATTCCTGGGCGAGAATTTATTATCAAATCTGCTTCGTTGGGGTCACATAGTATAGGTACCCCAGTGTATTTCCGTCGCCTTATAGTTGGGCAAGTCGTAGCATTTGAGTTAGATAAGGAAGGCCAAAGTATTGCTATAAGAGTCTTTATCAATGCGCCTTACGATCAATATGTTACCAACAACACCCGTTTTTGGAATGCTAGTGGTGTTGATATCACTCTAGGCGCATCTGGGTTTCAATTACAAACAGAATCTTTGGTTGCAGTTCTTGCAGGTGGTATTGCTTTTGAAACACCTCAAACAATTGAGGAGCAGGGTACCCTAGCTAGCATGTCACAAGAGCCTGTTATGCCAGCACCTAGTAATAGAATTCCGCCTGTATCAGAGCGCGCTCAAGTAGATATGGTATTTCCATTATTTCAGAATCGTACTTTGGCAATGAAGCAGCCTGATTCTGTCGTTCATCGCTATGTCATCAATTTTAAGCAATCAGTTAGAGGGTTATCTGCAGGGGCTCCTGTAGAGTTTCGTGGAGTAAATATTGGTGAAGTAGTTAGCATTGGAACTGCGGTAGATCCTAAGACCTTTGAGTTTGTTCAACCAGTAGAGATTTATCTTTATCCTGAGCGTATTCAAGTTCGATCTACTATTACTGGGGTAGTCATGCCATACCCTAAAACTAAAGGCGAGCAATTAAAGCTATTAAAAATGTATATCGATAAGGGCTTACGCGCTCAACTTAGAGCAGCGAGCTTGCTAACGGGACAGCAATATGTTGGCATTGATTTCTTTCCCAACTCACCTAAATATGACTTGAATATTACCAAGTTACCTCTCGAGCTCCAATCTGTTCCAGGCGCATTTGATGATTTTGAGCAATCCCTTGCTAGTACGATTAAAAGCACTGATAAGTTAGTGAAGAAACTTGAAGCTGAAGTAATTCCTGAGCTTAATCAAGCATTAAAAAATGTTAGCGCTGTGACGGCAAGCGACTCTCCTATGCAAACTGACATCCGTGATTCATTACGTGAAATTACTAAGGCAGCTGGGTCAATGAAAACCTTAACAGACATGCTGGATCAACAGCCTCAATCTCTTATATTTGGTAAACCTGCAGAAAGTGCCAAATAA
- a CDS encoding PqiC family protein, whose product MRSILLPTLIVLLLSGCASSPKSTYYRLTSKPIPAMNEASNQKRVMIGPVTVPANIDRPQLVIQRGGSQVEIFEYHRWAASLKGDVGQVIAASLASNMNMPNVWNFSESTQTQFDYQVFVDVQTLEAVPGQDLLLDVHWSIKPSVQVASKVTSATGSTAPPLKTIMGRTLIREPTGSNGFEDLIAAQSAAFEKVGKDIASKLVREN is encoded by the coding sequence ATGCGGTCCATCTTATTACCTACATTAATCGTACTTTTGCTTAGTGGGTGTGCTAGCTCCCCAAAATCCACCTACTATAGGCTCACTTCTAAACCTATTCCCGCTATGAATGAGGCAAGTAATCAAAAACGGGTAATGATTGGTCCTGTAACAGTTCCGGCAAACATAGATCGCCCTCAATTGGTCATTCAACGTGGTGGTTCTCAAGTTGAAATATTTGAATATCATCGCTGGGCTGCCTCGCTCAAAGGGGATGTGGGGCAAGTGATTGCTGCTAGCTTAGCGAGCAATATGAATATGCCCAATGTATGGAATTTTTCAGAAAGTACGCAAACCCAATTTGACTATCAAGTGTTTGTAGATGTGCAAACTCTAGAAGCTGTGCCTGGTCAAGATCTTTTGCTGGATGTACATTGGTCCATTAAACCATCGGTACAAGTTGCAAGCAAAGTAACAAGTGCAACAGGCAGTACAGCACCCCCGCTGAAAACCATTATGGGCAGAACTTTAATTCGTGAGCCAACAGGGAGCAATGGGTTTGAGGACTTGATTGCAGCACAGAGCGCTGCCTTTGAGAAGGTGGGTAAAGATATTGCGAGCAAATTAGTCAGAGAGAATTAA
- a CDS encoding patatin-like phospholipase family protein, which translates to MGKERGLVLGGGGIVLISWYVGYFHALKEQGLDLSNTNIAVGTSAGSIFASMLMNGNLWRIRDEMDLFNDFPKVLAKLVPETKFNQSQIRAKEIGRNVKDASPASIQELGRAAMAARNTTGEAEYQKTIERMVGISTWPSNNLYTTATDCYTGERIVVSQSSNISTSVACAASSSLAGGAGPTFLKDRLCMDGGMCATSTHCDVAAGVKKVLVFSLANGNVKDEKQFNLRTTGFPDTLLQELKDLRAQGSQVIHITAGLPPGMARIDSVMNPNLISPFMKHGFERGKAEAIKLKQFWG; encoded by the coding sequence ATGGGGAAGGAGCGAGGTCTTGTTTTGGGTGGTGGCGGTATTGTTCTCATTTCCTGGTACGTGGGTTACTTTCATGCGCTTAAAGAGCAGGGTCTTGATCTCAGTAACACCAATATTGCAGTAGGGACTTCAGCTGGATCAATATTTGCCTCTATGCTCATGAACGGGAATTTATGGCGTATCCGCGATGAAATGGATCTATTTAATGACTTTCCTAAGGTATTGGCTAAATTAGTGCCGGAGACAAAGTTTAATCAAAGCCAAATCCGTGCAAAAGAAATCGGTCGGAATGTCAAAGATGCAAGTCCCGCGTCTATTCAGGAGCTTGGTCGGGCAGCTATGGCTGCTCGTAATACTACCGGCGAAGCCGAATACCAAAAAACAATTGAGAGGATGGTCGGTATAAGCACATGGCCATCAAACAATTTGTATACCACTGCCACTGATTGCTATACCGGTGAGCGGATAGTCGTTTCTCAGTCGAGCAATATTTCTACTTCAGTCGCTTGTGCTGCTAGCTCTTCACTAGCTGGGGGTGCTGGCCCCACCTTCTTAAAAGATCGTCTTTGTATGGATGGCGGAATGTGTGCAACAAGTACGCATTGCGATGTAGCTGCAGGCGTCAAAAAAGTGCTTGTTTTTAGTCTTGCTAATGGCAATGTAAAGGATGAGAAACAATTTAATCTCAGAACGACCGGGTTTCCAGATACCCTGCTGCAAGAGTTAAAAGACCTCAGGGCACAAGGTTCTCAGGTTATTCACATCACGGCTGGATTGCCACCTGGTATGGCTCGAATTGATAGCGTCATGAATCCCAACTTAATTTCTCCTTTTATGAAGCATGGCTTTGAGCGCGGTAAAGCAGAAGCAATTAAGTTAAAACAATTTTGGGGTTAA
- a CDS encoding MFS transporter, with the protein MAIAKAQPMTKEERKVIFASSLGTVFEWYDFYLYGSLAAVIAKQFFSGLDAGSAFIFALLAFAAGFIVRPFGALIFGRLGDLIGRKYTFLVTILIMGGATFIVGILPNYDTIGVAAPVILIALRMLQGLALGGEYGGAATYVAEHAPHGKRGAYTAWIQTTATLGLFLSLLVILFTRELTGPNFEVWGWRIPFLLSIALLAVSVYIRLSMNESPAFKKMKEEGKLSKAPLTESFAQWKNLKIVILALFGLVAGQAVVWYTGQFYALFFMTQVLKVDPKTANLLIAASLVIGTPFFVIFGSLSDRIGRKVIIMGGLLLAIITYIPNTPVSVFNALTHFANPALEKAMATSPASITTDLNECTFQFNPTGTAKFTSSCDIAKQVMASNSASYSTIAGPAGEAAVVKIGDTEITGYTAKGLAPADAKAKDAEFKKAIREALNATGYPAKANPADINYAAVLAILVFLVILVTMVYGPIAAMLVEMFPTRIRYTSMSLPYHIGNGWFGGLLPTISFALVAQNGNIYYGLWYPIIIAAMTLVIGVLFVRETKDIDIYAKD; encoded by the coding sequence ATGGCTATTGCAAAAGCCCAACCCATGACAAAAGAAGAGCGTAAAGTAATCTTCGCTTCGTCATTAGGTACAGTATTTGAGTGGTACGATTTTTATCTTTATGGCTCTTTAGCTGCCGTTATTGCTAAACAGTTCTTTTCAGGCCTTGATGCTGGCTCAGCATTTATTTTTGCTTTATTAGCATTTGCTGCTGGTTTTATCGTCCGTCCATTTGGTGCTTTGATATTCGGGCGCTTGGGCGATTTAATCGGTCGTAAGTACACCTTCCTAGTCACGATCCTTATTATGGGTGGAGCCACCTTTATTGTTGGTATCTTGCCTAATTACGACACTATCGGTGTTGCAGCCCCTGTGATCTTGATTGCATTACGGATGTTGCAAGGTTTAGCTTTAGGTGGTGAGTATGGTGGTGCAGCAACCTATGTAGCGGAGCATGCTCCACACGGTAAACGGGGTGCTTATACTGCCTGGATTCAGACTACAGCTACATTGGGATTATTCTTATCCTTACTCGTGATTTTGTTTACTCGAGAACTTACTGGCCCGAATTTTGAAGTATGGGGCTGGCGGATTCCTTTCCTGCTTTCTATTGCCTTGTTAGCTGTTTCCGTTTACATCCGTTTATCGATGAACGAATCCCCAGCATTCAAGAAGATGAAAGAGGAGGGTAAGTTATCTAAAGCGCCCTTGACAGAATCTTTTGCGCAATGGAAGAACTTGAAGATTGTGATTTTGGCTTTATTTGGCTTAGTTGCCGGTCAAGCAGTGGTTTGGTATACAGGTCAGTTTTATGCTTTGTTCTTCATGACGCAGGTTCTGAAGGTCGATCCAAAGACAGCCAACCTGTTGATTGCTGCCTCATTGGTCATCGGTACGCCGTTCTTTGTGATTTTTGGTAGTCTGTCAGATAGAATCGGTCGTAAAGTAATCATCATGGGCGGTTTATTGCTGGCGATCATTACTTACATTCCCAATACGCCAGTTTCGGTATTCAATGCTTTAACGCACTTTGCAAACCCAGCACTTGAAAAGGCAATGGCAACTTCACCAGCCAGTATTACTACTGATCTGAATGAATGTACCTTCCAGTTCAATCCAACGGGTACGGCGAAGTTTACAAGTTCTTGTGATATCGCTAAACAGGTGATGGCGTCAAATTCTGCTAGTTATTCGACTATTGCAGGCCCTGCAGGTGAGGCTGCTGTAGTGAAGATTGGCGATACCGAAATCACAGGGTACACGGCAAAAGGCTTGGCTCCTGCCGATGCAAAAGCAAAAGATGCTGAATTTAAGAAAGCGATTCGTGAAGCTCTGAATGCTACTGGCTACCCAGCAAAAGCAAATCCAGCGGATATTAACTATGCTGCTGTGCTTGCTATTTTGGTCTTCTTGGTTATTTTGGTAACGATGGTGTACGGTCCAATCGCAGCGATGTTAGTAGAGATGTTCCCAACTCGCATTCGCTACACATCGATGTCATTACCGTATCACATTGGTAATGGATGGTTTGGCGGCTTGTTACCAACGATCTCTTTTGCCTTGGTAGCTCAAAACGGCAATATTTACTATGGACTTTGGTATCCGATCATCATTGCTGCAATGACATTGGTTATCGGCGTACTTTTTGTACGAGAGACTAAAGACATTGATATTTACGCAAAAGACTAA
- a CDS encoding class I SAM-dependent methyltransferase produces MKRIQLFLQYGLFVCTFLFCSWALAQPGSKSVQTDTAERYKLSAGSADGIGKSYMGREIARVMGYQAASWLERSEREQEERTDLLLKVLALKPGMVVADVGAGTGYLSRRMARAVAPTGRVFALDIQPEMISILKRMSSDANFTNIDARLGSEQDVKLPASSIDLAIMVDVYHELAFPHEVLASIVRALKPGGQLVFVEYKAEDPNVPIKYLHKMSESQIKLEAARHPLIWEKTVATLPWQHVVIFRAGKQADRN; encoded by the coding sequence ATGAAGCGAATACAACTATTTTTACAATATGGTCTTTTTGTCTGTACTTTTTTATTCTGTTCTTGGGCGCTTGCACAGCCAGGCTCAAAGTCTGTTCAAACGGATACCGCTGAGCGGTATAAGTTGTCGGCTGGCAGTGCAGATGGAATAGGCAAGAGTTATATGGGTCGAGAGATTGCCCGAGTGATGGGCTATCAAGCAGCATCGTGGTTAGAGCGTAGTGAGCGCGAACAAGAAGAGCGTACTGATTTACTTCTGAAGGTGCTTGCCCTTAAGCCTGGCATGGTCGTAGCAGATGTTGGGGCTGGAACTGGATATTTATCACGTCGCATGGCGCGAGCAGTTGCCCCTACTGGGCGAGTGTTTGCCTTAGATATTCAGCCAGAAATGATATCCATCCTAAAGCGCATGTCTAGCGATGCTAATTTTACTAATATCGATGCCAGGCTGGGTTCAGAGCAGGACGTGAAATTACCAGCTTCTAGTATTGATCTGGCAATCATGGTCGATGTGTATCACGAACTCGCCTTTCCACACGAAGTGCTGGCAAGTATCGTAAGAGCACTGAAGCCAGGTGGGCAGCTTGTCTTCGTTGAATATAAGGCAGAAGATCCTAATGTCCCTATTAAGTATCTACATAAGATGAGTGAATCCCAAATTAAATTAGAAGCAGCACGTCACCCACTGATATGGGAGAAAACTGTTGCTACATTACCCTGGCAACACGTGGTCATTTTTAGGGCTGGCAAGCAAGCTGATCGTAACTAA
- a CDS encoding demethoxyubiquinone hydroxylase family protein has translation MTTLPLNLLRELRTDHAGETGAVMIYRGVLAISRDADVRKFAIHHLETELRHLTLMEEVVSTRWRSRLLPLWKMAGWLTGAVPALFGSRSVYATIQAVETFVDQHYALQVDMIDALLADTDNQNTHRQVTAQEKTPLQNLRALLVECQMDEVEHREDARARWSGQANVFLRIWVYLVGNGSKKAVGVCRYV, from the coding sequence ATGACTACCTTGCCGCTAAATTTACTTCGAGAGCTTAGAACCGATCATGCAGGGGAGACCGGTGCCGTGATGATCTATCGAGGTGTTTTAGCTATCTCGCGTGATGCAGATGTGCGTAAATTTGCTATTCATCATCTTGAGACTGAACTTCGCCACTTGACCTTAATGGAGGAGGTAGTTTCTACTCGCTGGAGAAGTCGACTTTTGCCATTATGGAAAATGGCGGGTTGGTTAACTGGTGCAGTACCCGCTTTGTTTGGTTCCCGTTCAGTGTATGCAACCATACAGGCTGTCGAGACCTTTGTAGATCAACACTATGCTTTGCAAGTGGATATGATCGATGCGCTATTAGCAGATACTGATAACCAGAATACGCATCGACAAGTAACGGCCCAAGAAAAGACTCCACTACAAAATTTACGAGCCTTGTTGGTCGAATGTCAAATGGATGAAGTAGAGCATCGGGAAGATGCACGTGCAAGGTGGAGTGGTCAAGCCAATGTCTTTTTAAGGATTTGGGTTTACCTTGTAGGCAATGGCTCTAAAAAAGCGGTGGGTGTTTGTCGATACGTATAG
- a CDS encoding c-type cytochrome encodes MSCAIFSSVASANDEQGKNLFLKAAVPACAICHTLEAAGAVGAVGPSMNDLQPDAARVMNAIKNGIGQMPAYPNLTPDQIKILSEYVASASRK; translated from the coding sequence ATGTCTTGTGCAATTTTTTCTTCGGTGGCCTCGGCAAACGATGAACAGGGTAAAAATCTATTCTTAAAAGCTGCTGTACCAGCCTGCGCAATATGCCATACGCTTGAAGCAGCTGGAGCGGTCGGTGCTGTTGGGCCCTCTATGAATGACCTTCAACCAGACGCAGCCCGAGTTATGAATGCTATTAAAAACGGTATCGGTCAAATGCCCGCTTACCCAAACCTGACACCTGACCAGATAAAAATATTGTCAGAGTATGTTGCTAGCGCTAGCCGAAAATAA